A section of the Saccharomyces paradoxus strain CBS432 chromosome XII sequence genome encodes:
- the COX8 gene encoding cytochrome c oxidase subunit VIII (Subunit VIII of cytochrome c oxidase (Complex IV)~similar to YLR395C) encodes MLCQQMIKTTAKRSSNIMARPIIMKRSVHFKDGVYENIPFKVKGRKTPYALSHFGFFAVGFAIPFVACYVQLKKSGAF; translated from the coding sequence ATGTTGTGCCAACAGATGATTAAAACGACAGCTAAGAGAAGTAGTAATATCATGGCCAGACCTATTATCATGAAGAGATCAGTACACTTCAAAGACGGTGTGTATGAGAACATCCCATTCAAAGTCAAAGGAAGAAAGACACCTTACGCCCTTTCTCATTTCGGGTTCTTCGCTGTTGGATTTGCTATTCCATTTGTTGCCTGTTatgttcaattgaaaaagtctGGTGCTTTTTAA